The sequence CAGCTCTCCCGTGGCCGGCGCTGATCTTCTCCCGGCACCTCAACATCGGAGGAGCTGCGGGCGGTCATGGGCCACAGGTCACCGAACTCATGGTCCTCGCTATCTGGATCGGTATTCTGCACATCACGCTCGGGCGCATTCTCGGTATGGCCAACGCACGGAAACTCTACCGCGGAAAGCACGCGACAAAGGCGGCGATAGCCAATGCCGGGTGGCTCGGGACGATGTGGGGAATTCTCCTCATGATCTGGGGATTCTATGCCATCCCGATGATGCCCGACCTGACGGGTCTTCCCGTCGTCGCTATGGGGTTAAATGTTGCCGCAATGCTGGGGGTTGTCCTCCTGGTGGCAGGCATCCTTGCGATCGCTCAGGAGAACCCGCTTGAACTCGTCGAGATCCCGACGATCATCAGTCACGTATTATCATACGCCCGTCTTGTGGCGGTGGGCCTGTCTTCGGTCGCTATCGCGATGGTGGTCAACTACATCGCGATCGGCATGATAATTGAGCCCCAGCTTGAAGCGATCACACCGGTTGGCGTGATCATCATCATTATGGGCATTCTCGTCCTCCTGATGGGGCACGCGCTGAACACGGCACTTGGTCTCCTTGGGGGCGGTCTGCACTCGATTCGTCTTCACTATGTTGAGTTCTTCACCAAGTTCTACAAAGGTGGAGGCAAGAAGTACAACCCGTTTGGAATGAAACCTAAGTTTACGGAGGAATAAAGAAATGGTAGATGTTGGTATGACTCTTGAAATGGTAGAAGCATCGCAGATGGGAATGAAAGCGCTCGGCGCAGGCCTCGCTGTCGGCCTTACCGGCATCGGATCCGGTCTTGCAGAGATGACGATCGGCTCCGCTGCAGTCGGGGCGACGGCTGAGAACCGCGATATGTTCGGTCTGGCACTGCTCCTGACTGTTATTCCCGAAACCATCGTCATCTTCGGTCTTGTGGTCGCTCTGCTGCTTCTGTTCTGATGGAGCGAACCATGGGACTCGAAGCAGTCATCAGAGAGATCCAGGAGAAAGGGCGAAAGGAGGCCGAAGAGGTCCGGAAAGAGACCAGGGCCGATGTTGAAGAGATCCTCCGGGATGCACAGACCAAGGCTGCCGGGATCAAGATGGCAGCCGAAGAGGAAGCAGACCGGACGGCCACTCACATCATCAATCAGGAGGTCTCAGCAGCGAACCTCGTCGTCAAACGGCAGGTCTTAAACGCCCAGAAGACACTCCTGGATCAGGTCTATTCGGCCTCGCTCGCTGCTGTCGGTGATCTGCCTGCCGAGTTCCACAAGAAGGCGCTCACGGAACTGCTGAAGAAGGTGGCAGGGGAGATCAAAGAGGGTATCGTGCACGCGAATGAGCGGGATACTCCGGTTGTCAAAGAGATTATCTCCGGGCAAAAGACCCTCTCGGGCTACACCGTGGGTGCGCCGGTTGAGATACCCGGGGGTATCATCGTCGAGAGCACCGACGGCGAGTTGAAGATCGATTACAGTTACCGCACGTTCCTGGATGAAATCTGGGAATCCGGCCTGAAGGATGCGTCAGATATCCTGTTTACATGAGGAGGTTCATACATGGCAGGGATTAGTGGCGGATTAGCGACCAACTACATCTACGCCTGCACCCGCATGCGCGTACGGAGGTCACGGCTGATACCGCGCGAGGACTATCTCCGGATGCTGAATATGAGCCTGCCTGAGATTACTCGGTTCATCGGCGATACCTATTACCGGTCTGAGATCGATGAACTCGGTACCTCCTTCTCCGGTATCAACCTCGTCGAGGTGGCCCTGAGCTGGAACCTCGCCAAGGAGTACCAGAATATCCTGGAGCTTGTGCCCGGGGAACTGAAGCATTTTACCGCCAGTTACCTGCGCCGCTGGGATATCCAGAACGTCGTCACCATCCTGCGCGGTAAGATGCAGGAGGTGCAGCCTGGTAAGATCAAGGAGGTTCTGGTCCCGGCCGGGAGGCTGGATAAGGTCGCTCTCGACCGTCTCCTCACCGAAGAGTCGCCGGAACGGGTTGTCGAGGCGCTTAAGGGTGAGCAGATCTACCCGGTCCTTGAACAGGAACTCCCCGGCGCGATAGAGACGGGATCGTTTGCCCACCTGGAGAACGAGCTCTACAAGGGCTACTACGCGCGGCTCATCGCCGATGCCCGGGAAGGCATCAAGGGAGGGAAGGTGTTCCTGAAGTACATCGAGCTCGAGATCGATATCAGGAACATCCAGAACCTCTTCCGGCTCAGGGCCGGGCATGTCCATGAGGATGTGCGGGAACTGATGATCCCCGGCGGCTCGTTCCCGGTTGAGGAACTGCAGCGACTCTCGGGGCTTGAAGACCGGGATGAGTTCATCGACGCCTTAAAGAGGCGGGTGAAGGCGCTCCCGCTCTTAAACGCGCTCGAGGCCATCCGGGGCAAGACCGCCCTCCACGAGATCGAGGTTGCGCTGACCCGGGTCCAGCTGGACCAGATGGAGAGGATGTCGAAACGGTATCCGTTCTCGGTCCTCCCGGTCCTCGTTTACCTGGAAGAGAAGAAGTACGAGGTTGCGAACCTTCGTGCCCTCGCCCGGGGCAGGGAAGCCAACCTCCCCGGTGAGCGGTTACAGGGATACCTGGTGATATAGAATGGAGATCGCAGTTGTCGGTACCGATGAATTCATCCTCGGTTTCCGGCTCGCAGGGGTCAGGAAGACCTATGCGGCCGAGACCGACGAGCGGCTGGTCGAGCAGATCAACCAGGTGCTTGAGGACACGGACGTCGGCATTCTCGTGCTGAAGGGCAGCGACATGGAGCGGATCCCCTTGCGGCTTCGCACCACCCTCGAGAACTCTGTCAAGCCGACGGTGATCGCCATCGGCGGAGAGGAGGGCGGCCTGTCGATGAGAGAGAGAATCAAGAGATCGGTGGGTGTTGATCTGTGGAAGTAATGAAGAAAGGAACAGAAAACAGGACTCAGGGAGTCCTGAAACGGATTTCAGGGCCGGTCGTCACTGCTGTCGGTCTCGACGCACATATGTACGACGTGGTGAAGGTCGGCAATGAGGAACTGATGGGGGAGGTCATCAAGATCCAGGGTGAGAACATCATCATCCAGGTCTACGAAGATACCGCCGGCATCAGGCCCGGTGAACCGGTGGAGAATACCGGTTTGTCGCTCGCTGTCGAGCTCGGGCCCGGGCTGCTGACCAGTATCTATGACGGGATCCAGCGGCCGCTCGAGGTGCTCGTGGACAAGATGGGCAACTTTATCGAGCGCGGCGTCTCGGCCCCCGGCCTCTCCCACGAGAAGAAGTGGGAATTTGTACCCACGGTGAAGGCGGGTGACGTCGTCAAGGCCGGCGATATCCTCGGCACGGTCCAGGAGACGAACATCGTCCATAAGGTGATGGTCCCGCCGAACGCGAAGGGCGGCAAGATTAAGAAGATCTCGGGCGGCAGTTTCACGGTGGACGAGATCGTCTGCGTCCTTGAGGACGGCACCGAGATCGCGATGCTCCAGCGCTGGCCGGTCCGTGTGCCTCGCCCGGTGAAGGAGAAACTGAACCCGGATATCCCGCTGATCACCGGTCAGCGGATCCTGGATGGTCTCTTCCCGATCGCTAAGGGCGGAACGGCGGCCATCCCAGGACCGTTCGGGAGCGGCAAGACAGTTACCCAGCAGCAGCTCGCGAAGTGGTCTGACTCTGAGATCGTCGTCTACATCGGCTGCGGCGAACGCGGCAACGAGATGACCGAGGTGCTGACCGAGTTCCCGGAGCTTGAGGACCCGAAGACCGGCCGGCCGCTGATGGAGCGGACGGTTTTGATCGCAAACACCTCAAACATGCCGGTGGCGGCCCGTGAGGCGTCCGTGTATACGGGCATCACGATCGCCGAGTACTTCCGGGATATGGGCTACGACG is a genomic window of Methanoculleus bourgensis MS2 containing:
- a CDS encoding V-type H+-transporting ATPase subunit K, with the translated sequence MVDVGMTLEMVEASQMGMKALGAGLAVGLTGIGSGLAEMTIGSAAVGATAENRDMFGLALLLTVIPETIVIFGLVVALLLLF
- a CDS encoding V-type ATP synthase subunit E family protein, translating into MGLEAVIREIQEKGRKEAEEVRKETRADVEEILRDAQTKAAGIKMAAEEEADRTATHIINQEVSAANLVVKRQVLNAQKTLLDQVYSASLAAVGDLPAEFHKKALTELLKKVAGEIKEGIVHANERDTPVVKEIISGQKTLSGYTVGAPVEIPGGIIVESTDGELKIDYSYRTFLDEIWESGLKDASDILFT
- a CDS encoding V-type ATP synthase subunit C, which encodes MAGISGGLATNYIYACTRMRVRRSRLIPREDYLRMLNMSLPEITRFIGDTYYRSEIDELGTSFSGINLVEVALSWNLAKEYQNILELVPGELKHFTASYLRRWDIQNVVTILRGKMQEVQPGKIKEVLVPAGRLDKVALDRLLTEESPERVVEALKGEQIYPVLEQELPGAIETGSFAHLENELYKGYYARLIADAREGIKGGKVFLKYIELEIDIRNIQNLFRLRAGHVHEDVRELMIPGGSFPVEELQRLSGLEDRDEFIDALKRRVKALPLLNALEAIRGKTALHEIEVALTRVQLDQMERMSKRYPFSVLPVLVYLEEKKYEVANLRALARGREANLPGERLQGYLVI
- a CDS encoding V-type ATP synthase subunit F, with translation MEIAVVGTDEFILGFRLAGVRKTYAAETDERLVEQINQVLEDTDVGILVLKGSDMERIPLRLRTTLENSVKPTVIAIGGEEGGLSMRERIKRSVGVDLWK
- a CDS encoding ATP synthase subunit A, whose translation is MKKGTENRTQGVLKRISGPVVTAVGLDAHMYDVVKVGNEELMGEVIKIQGENIIIQVYEDTAGIRPGEPVENTGLSLAVELGPGLLTSIYDGIQRPLEVLVDKMGNFIERGVSAPGLSHEKKWEFVPTVKAGDVVKAGDILGTVQETNIVHKVMVPPNAKGGKIKKISGGSFTVDEIVCVLEDGTEIAMLQRWPVRVPRPVKEKLNPDIPLITGQRILDGLFPIAKGGTAAIPGPFGSGKTVTQQQLAKWSDSEIVVYIGCGERGNEMTEVLTEFPELEDPKTGRPLMERTVLIANTSNMPVAAREASVYTGITIAEYFRDMGYDVSLMADSTSRWAEAMREISSRLEEMPGEEGYPAYLAARLSEFYERAGRVINLNETDGSVSVIGAVSPPGGDFSEPVTQNTLRIVKVFWALDAKLSQRRHFPAINWLNSYSLYLDALNEWYDREVSPEWNPLRAWAMGVLQKEAELQEIVQLVGSDALPDEEQITIEVARMIREIFLQQNAYDPVDTYCSMSKQYDMLKAIRFYADLARSAQASGVTPQQIVGVKSKNELVQIKFVADYEPMLAKIEKDMEAEFDALRAA